A DNA window from Hordeum vulgare subsp. vulgare chromosome 1H, MorexV3_pseudomolecules_assembly, whole genome shotgun sequence contains the following coding sequences:
- the LOC123439544 gene encoding general transcription and DNA repair factor IIH subunit TFB5-like: MVNAIKGLFISCDIPMAQFIVNMNASMPASDKFIVHILDPTHMFIQPNMGDYIKSKMAEFRDQNSYEKPT, encoded by the exons ATGGTTAACGCAATCAAGGGGCTGTTCATCTCCTG TGATATACCAATGGCTCAGTTCATTGTTAATATGAACGCCTCAATGCCCGCATCGGACAAGTTCATCGTGCACATCCTTGACCCCACGCACATGTTTATCCAGCCTAATATGGGAGATTACATCAAAAGCAAGATGGCGGAGTTCAGAGACCAGAACAGCTACGAGAAGCCAACGTGA